The following are from one region of the Candidatus Tanganyikabacteria bacterium genome:
- a CDS encoding aspartate aminotransferase family protein, with the protein MAKQAPLSAKDLKAKRERYIIPTVKHWYTDPPHFVRGEMQHLYDETGKEYLDFFGGICTVSVGHCNPVVTDAVVEQAKELQHTSTIFMSQPMVDLAEKLVALAPFSGGKAFLTNSGTEANETAIMLSKVASGRNEIIALKHSYHGRSWLAGSLTSNGAYRVDPMPVPGIVFAQNPYCYRCPFGLEYGSCEMQCVKALEETIQTQTNGEPAVMIAEPIQGVGGLIAPPPPYFSLAKQVLDKYGVLLIADEVQTGFGRTGEAFWGISSYGVEPDLVTMAKGIANGFAAGGCVAKAAVADKLQRPTINTFGGNPISSAAAMATIGYIEDRKLQDNASVVGGYLMDKLRELAEQYPIIGDVRGKGLMIGVELVKDRSTKEPAVDLCNGVLDLTKDAGLIIGKGGQMGCTLRIQPPLNITKADVDQAIAILSKALAQVSQAVLA; encoded by the coding sequence ATGGCGAAGCAGGCGCCGCTCTCGGCCAAGGATCTCAAGGCCAAGCGGGAGCGGTACATCATCCCGACGGTCAAGCACTGGTACACCGATCCGCCGCACTTCGTGCGCGGCGAGATGCAGCATCTCTATGACGAGACCGGCAAGGAGTACCTCGACTTCTTCGGCGGGATCTGCACGGTCTCGGTGGGCCACTGCAACCCGGTCGTGACCGACGCCGTGGTCGAGCAGGCCAAGGAACTGCAGCACACCTCGACGATCTTCATGTCCCAGCCCATGGTCGATCTGGCCGAAAAGCTCGTGGCCCTGGCGCCGTTTTCGGGCGGCAAGGCCTTCCTGACCAACTCCGGCACCGAGGCCAACGAGACGGCCATCATGCTCTCGAAGGTGGCGTCGGGCCGCAACGAGATCATCGCGCTCAAGCACTCGTATCACGGGCGGTCGTGGCTCGCGGGCTCGCTGACCAGCAACGGCGCCTACCGCGTCGATCCCATGCCGGTACCGGGCATCGTGTTCGCGCAGAATCCGTACTGCTACCGCTGCCCCTTCGGCCTCGAGTACGGCTCGTGCGAGATGCAGTGCGTCAAGGCTCTCGAGGAGACCATCCAGACGCAGACCAACGGCGAGCCGGCCGTCATGATCGCCGAGCCCATCCAGGGCGTCGGCGGCCTGATCGCCCCGCCGCCGCCGTACTTCTCCCTGGCCAAGCAGGTGCTGGACAAGTACGGCGTCCTGCTCATCGCCGACGAGGTGCAGACCGGCTTCGGGCGCACGGGCGAGGCCTTCTGGGGCATCTCTTCGTACGGCGTGGAGCCCGACCTGGTTACGATGGCCAAGGGCATCGCCAACGGCTTCGCCGCGGGCGGTTGCGTGGCCAAGGCCGCGGTGGCCGACAAGCTGCAACGGCCCACGATCAACACCTTCGGCGGCAACCCGATCTCGTCGGCGGCGGCCATGGCCACCATCGGCTACATCGAGGATCGGAAGCTCCAGGACAACGCGAGCGTGGTCGGCGGGTACCTGATGGACAAGCTGCGCGAACTCGCCGAGCAGTATCCGATCATCGGCGACGTGCGCGGCAAGGGCCTGATGATCGGCGTCGAACTGGTCAAGGATCGATCGACCAAGGAGCCCGCCGTGGACCTGTGCAACGGCGTGCTCGACCTCACCAAGGACGCCGGCCTCATCATCGGCAAGGGCGGGCAGATGGGGTGCACGCTGCGCATCCAGCCGCCGCTGAACATCACCAAGGCCGACGTGGACCAGGCGATCGCGATCCTCTCGAAGGCCCTCGCCCAGGTCAGCCAGGCGGTGCTCGCATGA